In Panthera leo isolate Ple1 chromosome B3, P.leo_Ple1_pat1.1, whole genome shotgun sequence, a single genomic region encodes these proteins:
- the REM2 gene encoding GTP-binding protein REM 2 isoform X3, giving the protein MHTDLDMDMDTDTETTALCPSGSHQASPPGRPYPETDATLLKKPEKLLAGLDRGGPPPAPGAPRRRGSMPVPYKHQLRRAQAIDELDWPPQASSSGSSDSLGSGEAAPTEQDGIFKVMLVGESGVGKSTLAGTFGGLQGDSAHEPENPEDTYERRIMVDKEEVTLIVYDIWEQGDAGGWLRDHCLQTGDAFLIVFSVTDRRSFSKVPETLLRLRAERPHHDLPVILVGNKSDLARSREVSLEEGRHLAGTLSCKHIETSAALHHNTRELFEGAVRQIRLRRGRSRAGGPRPEWGSPDGPAPPARRESLTKKAKRFLANLVPRNAKFFKQRSRSCHDLSVL; this is encoded by the exons ATGCACACGGACCTCGACATGGacatggacacagacacagaaaccaCAGCACTCTGCCCCTCCGGCAGCCACCAGGCCTCCCCCCCGGGACGCCCATACC CAGAAACAGATGCCACACTGCTGAAGAAGCCAGAGAAGCTGTTGGCAGGGTTGGACCGGGGTGGGCCACCACCGGCCCCAGGGGCACCCAGACGAAGAGGCAGTATGCCTGTTCCCTACAAACACCAGCTGCGGCGTGCCCAAGCTATAGATGAACTTGACTGGCCACCTCAAGCCTCATCCTCTGGCTCCTCTGACTCCTTGGGCTCGGGGGAGGCAGCCCCCACCGAACAAGATGGCATCTTCAAGGTCATGCTGGTAGGGGAGAGCGGCGTGGGCAAGAGCACCCTAGCAGGCACTTTCGGCGGTCTCCAGGGAGATAGTGCTCATGAGCCAGAGAACCCAG AGGATACCTATGAAAGACGCATCATGGTGGATAAGGAGGAAGTGACTCTAATTGTTTATGACATCTGGGAACAG GGGGACGCAGGGGGGTGGCTGCGGGACCACTGCCTTCAGACCGGGGATGCCTTTCTCATCGTCTTCTCAGTCACCGACCGACGAAGCTTCTCCAAAGTTCCAGAGACCCTACTTCGGCTCCGGGCTGAGAGGCCCCACCACGACCTCCCTGTCATCCTCGTTGGAAACAAGAGCGACCTAGCCCGCTCGCGGGAGGTCTCACTGGAGG AGGGCCGCCACCTGGCAGGGACACTGAGCTGCAAGCACATCGAGACGTCGGCGGCGCTGCACCACAACACGCGGGAGCTCTTCGAGGGCGCGGTGCGCCAGATCCGGCTGCGGCGGGGCCGGAGCCGTGCCGGGGGCCCGCGGCCCGAGTGGGGCAGCCCCGACGGCCCCGCGCCGCCCGCGCGCCGCGAGAGCCTCACCAAGAAGGCCAAGCGCTTCCTTGCCAACCTGGTGCCGCGCAACGCCAAGTTCTTCAAGCAGCGCTCCAGGTCGTGTCACGACCTCTCCGTGCTCTGA
- the REM2 gene encoding GTP-binding protein REM 2 isoform X2, whose protein sequence is MPVPYKHQLRRAQAIDELDWPPQASSSGSSDSLGSGEAAPTEQDGIFKVMLVGESGVGKSTLAGTFGGLQGDSAHEPENPEDTYERRIMVDKEEVTLIVYDIWEQGDAGGWLRDHCLQTGDAFLIVFSVTDRRSFSKVPETLLRLRAERPHHDLPVILVGNKSDLARSREVSLEEGRHLAGTLSCKHIETSAALHHNTRELFEGAVRQIRLRRGRSRAGGPRPEWGSPDGPAPPARRESLTKKAKRFLANLVPRNAKFFKQRSRSCHDLSVL, encoded by the exons ATGCCTGTTCCCTACAAACACCAGCTGCGGCGTGCCCAAGCTATAGATGAACTTGACTGGCCACCTCAAGCCTCATCCTCTGGCTCCTCTGACTCCTTGGGCTCGGGGGAGGCAGCCCCCACCGAACAAGATGGCATCTTCAAGGTCATGCTGGTAGGGGAGAGCGGCGTGGGCAAGAGCACCCTAGCAGGCACTTTCGGCGGTCTCCAGGGAGATAGTGCTCATGAGCCAGAGAACCCAG AGGATACCTATGAAAGACGCATCATGGTGGATAAGGAGGAAGTGACTCTAATTGTTTATGACATCTGGGAACAG GGGGACGCAGGGGGGTGGCTGCGGGACCACTGCCTTCAGACCGGGGATGCCTTTCTCATCGTCTTCTCAGTCACCGACCGACGAAGCTTCTCCAAAGTTCCAGAGACCCTACTTCGGCTCCGGGCTGAGAGGCCCCACCACGACCTCCCTGTCATCCTCGTTGGAAACAAGAGCGACCTAGCCCGCTCGCGGGAGGTCTCACTGGAGG AGGGCCGCCACCTGGCAGGGACACTGAGCTGCAAGCACATCGAGACGTCGGCGGCGCTGCACCACAACACGCGGGAGCTCTTCGAGGGCGCGGTGCGCCAGATCCGGCTGCGGCGGGGCCGGAGCCGTGCCGGGGGCCCGCGGCCCGAGTGGGGCAGCCCCGACGGCCCCGCGCCGCCCGCGCGCCGCGAGAGCCTCACCAAGAAGGCCAAGCGCTTCCTTGCCAACCTGGTGCCGCGCAACGCCAAGTTCTTCAAGCAGCGCTCCAGGTCGTGTCACGACCTCTCCGTGCTCTGA
- the REM2 gene encoding GTP-binding protein REM 2 isoform X1 — protein sequence MPVPYKHQLRRAQAIDELDWPPQASSSGSSDSLGSGEAAPTEQDGIFKVMLVGESGVGKSTLAGTFGGLQGDSAHEPENPAEDTYERRIMVDKEEVTLIVYDIWEQGDAGGWLRDHCLQTGDAFLIVFSVTDRRSFSKVPETLLRLRAERPHHDLPVILVGNKSDLARSREVSLEEGRHLAGTLSCKHIETSAALHHNTRELFEGAVRQIRLRRGRSRAGGPRPEWGSPDGPAPPARRESLTKKAKRFLANLVPRNAKFFKQRSRSCHDLSVL from the exons ATGCCTGTTCCCTACAAACACCAGCTGCGGCGTGCCCAAGCTATAGATGAACTTGACTGGCCACCTCAAGCCTCATCCTCTGGCTCCTCTGACTCCTTGGGCTCGGGGGAGGCAGCCCCCACCGAACAAGATGGCATCTTCAAGGTCATGCTGGTAGGGGAGAGCGGCGTGGGCAAGAGCACCCTAGCAGGCACTTTCGGCGGTCTCCAGGGAGATAGTGCTCATGAGCCAGAGAACCCAG CAGAGGATACCTATGAAAGACGCATCATGGTGGATAAGGAGGAAGTGACTCTAATTGTTTATGACATCTGGGAACAG GGGGACGCAGGGGGGTGGCTGCGGGACCACTGCCTTCAGACCGGGGATGCCTTTCTCATCGTCTTCTCAGTCACCGACCGACGAAGCTTCTCCAAAGTTCCAGAGACCCTACTTCGGCTCCGGGCTGAGAGGCCCCACCACGACCTCCCTGTCATCCTCGTTGGAAACAAGAGCGACCTAGCCCGCTCGCGGGAGGTCTCACTGGAGG AGGGCCGCCACCTGGCAGGGACACTGAGCTGCAAGCACATCGAGACGTCGGCGGCGCTGCACCACAACACGCGGGAGCTCTTCGAGGGCGCGGTGCGCCAGATCCGGCTGCGGCGGGGCCGGAGCCGTGCCGGGGGCCCGCGGCCCGAGTGGGGCAGCCCCGACGGCCCCGCGCCGCCCGCGCGCCGCGAGAGCCTCACCAAGAAGGCCAAGCGCTTCCTTGCCAACCTGGTGCCGCGCAACGCCAAGTTCTTCAAGCAGCGCTCCAGGTCGTGTCACGACCTCTCCGTGCTCTGA